GCCGCACCGGTGGGTGAAGGGTCCGGTGAGGTGCACCCGCCGAGCAGGGAGACGATGGCTGCGACGACCGCTTCCGGCAGCTGGTCGACCTCCACCACGCAGGGGTGTTCGTCGGGTTCCGGCTCCTGGAAATCCGCGAACTGGCTGTCCAGCAACCGGGCTGGGAAGAAGTGGCCGTGGCGGGCAATCAGTCGGGACCGGATGAGCTGCCGGGCACCGTGCAGGTACACCAGACGCACGTCGGGCCGTCCCCCGAGCAGTCGGTCCCGGTGGGCGCGCTTGAGCGCGGAGCAGGAGACGACGGCGGGTTGCCGTGCTGCGATCTGCCGGTCGATCCACGTGGCGACGGCGGTCAGCCAAGGGTGTCTGTCCTCGTCGCTCAGCGCTTCGCCGGCCGCCATCCTGGCCCGGTTCGCCGGGGTGTGGAAGTCGTCGGCGTCCTTGTACGCCCAGCCGAGCCGGTCGGCGAGCAGCCGCGCCACCGTGGACTTACCCGATCCCGACACGCCTGTCACGAGCACTACGGCCGGGGGCACACCGGCGGCCACGATGCACGCCGGATCCGGCGGCAACCCGAGCGTCGGCCTTCCCAGGGACGGGGAGCCGCGCACCGTGCTCGGTTGATGAGGCCATCGGCCATCAGCACCGTTGCCCACGCCAACCGCGCCTACGCTTCCCCGTTCGGCCTCATCGGACGAGGCTGGATCCATCTGCCTCCGCCCCGGACTCCGTACAGCGGCCCCGCGCGGATTCCGACAACGTGCCCTGTCATGGCGCCCCCTTCGTGCGGTACGACCGGGCTGTCCGGTCTCGGCTGATCGGCTACTTCCAATCTCGGGGCGCGAGGTCTGCTACGCACCTCGACGACCGTACGACCGAGACACAGCGACGCTCTCAAACCGCTGGTGGAAGGGAGCCGGGCGAGCCGCCTGTCGAACGGCCGACCGACTGCTGATCACCGTCGATGCGGGCGACTCCAACGGCTATCGCACCCACACCTGGAAGATCGAACTCGCCCAGTTCGCAGCCGGTTCCGGCCTGACGATCACTGTCTGCCACCTGCCTCCCGGAACATGCTCAGGCGGGGCACCCAGCAGAACGGATTCCGTACACATGAGGGTGGGAAGCGCCGCGTCTCACCGGGCCCGTCCCCGAACGCAGGACCCCCGTCGGCAAGCCGACGAGGGTTCCTCACCTCTCACGCGGTATCACACGCCCCTATGACGGGAGGCCGGTGGATGCCGGTCTGACCAGGTTGAAGACCTCGCGGGCGGCATATCACTTATGCCCCACCGTCGATCTCGCGCCAAGACTCCGCTGGCAAGGCGGCACTTCCCCGCGCCAACCGCCCTCGCCCTCAGCCCGACTGTGGTTCGGCCGGACAGGGAGAGGACGCTTCAAGAATCCCCAGATTGCGTCACCTGACGACAAGACGCCCGAAGAGGAAGACCCCCTGGCCACTGAGCCAGCGCCCCGGCGAGGCTGAGGAGAACTCGCGGAATGCCGCACACACCGAAGCTGCACGCCGTCGCAGCCCGGCACACATCGAGGCCCCGCCGGCGCACCCGGCTACAACGAAGCAACTGCGGGTTGGACCGGTCGGGCGTCAGGGAGATTTGCCGGTGGGACCTTTCATTACCAGATCCGGCGCCCGCCACCACGGGCCGGCCTGCTGATGTCTCTACTGATGCCACGCCACTTTTGTCGCCTGCGCGGTGGGTCACGTTACGTCGCGGTGACCGATGCCCTCCTGAAACAGGGTGCCTAGTGTCATCTCGTCCCTGGTAGCAACGGATCGGAATCGGACCCGCATGCGTCTGCTCACGTACTTCATCGGCTGCAGTGTTGACGGCTTCATCGCCGGTCCGGACGGACAGTGTGACTCTTCCGGCTTCGACGGCGACCTCAAGGCCGCGATCCTCGCCGAGTACCCCGAGACCATCCCGGACCACGTCCGCAGGTCGCTGGGTGTCGTCAGCACAGCGAACAGGAGGTTCGACACGGTCGTCATGGGGCGCGGCGCCTACGAATCCTCTCTGGCGACCAATGTCACCAGCCCGTATCCCTACCTGCGGCAGTACGTGTTCTCCTCATCCCTCGAACAGCCCGCTCCCGACGTCGACGTTGTTGCCGGCGACCCGGTGGAGTTCATCCGCGGGCTGAAGCAGCAACCGGGCAGGGGCATCTGGCTGGGCGGCGGCGCGGTGCTGGCCGGACAGCTGCTGGGTGAGATCGACGAGCTGATCGTCCACCGCTACCCAGTGGTCTTCGGTGAAGGCATCCCCCTGTTCCACACCTCATCCGGCCCTGCCGTCTTCACGCTGACCGGCTCCCGGAGCTTCACCACCGGCGCGACCGTCACCACATACACCAAGCAGTAGGAGCACCCGTGCTGTTTCGCCCCACGACTGAGACCGATCAAGAGCGCATCGTAGAAGTGATCGTGGATGAGCCGGTGGGCTGGATCGGCGCCGACCGCTACCTGGGCGAGATGCGGCAGGGAATGTACCGGCCGGAGTGGACCTGGATCGCCGAGGAGGACGGGCAGGTATGGGCAAGAGCCCTGTGGTGGGGGCAGGCGGACAGCGCTCACCCCATCGCACTGGACTGCCTGCACGTGGACCCCGCACTCCCCGACCGGGCGCGAGTGGGGGCCGAACTACTGAGCGCCGGGCTAAGGGCGTTCGCCGACCACGGAGCGCCCAGACTGCCGCTGTACAACCTGACGCTGCCCGTCGGCTGGCGTGACAATCCAACCGCAGCGGCTGCCGTGGGCTGGCGGCGCCAGGCCGCCGTAGCGGCCGGGCTCACCCACGAAGTGGAACGGCTGCGCCTGGAGTGGACACCCGACGCCGGCCTTCCCGGGACCGAGGGCCGGCTCGCCTTCGCGCCGGCGTCGGACGAGGAGTTCCTCCAGCTGTTCCGGAGGATAGCTGTCGGTAGCCTGGACGACGAGACCAGCAGGAACATCGCGGTCAAGGGTGCCGAAGCCACCGCCCGCGACGAGATGGACTTCTACCTCGGCTGCCCCGGCCGGCGCGAGTGGTGGCGGCTGGCGCACACCCCCGACGGGCAAGTCGTGGGACTCGCTCTCCCGTCCGCGACGCCGTACGCCCGCAACGTCGGCTACCTGGGCGTCGTACCCGAGTTCCGCGGTCGCGGGTATGTGGACGACCTCCTCGCCGAGATCACCCGCATCCACGCGGACACCGGTGCCGAGCTCATCACCGCCACCACTGACCGCGGCAATGCGCCGATGGCCGCGGCCCTCGCCCGTGCCGGCTACCGGACTTCAGAGATCCGCATGATCTGTTCGGCCCCGGTGGCATGAAGACCGAGGCAACACACCCGGCGCCCCGGACGATCAGCACGCCGCAGAACACGCGCCGCCTCCCGCGGCGAAGCAGTTGCCGTCCCATACCGACCACCGGCCCCACCGATAAAGGATGTTGCGTTGTCTCCCGATCCAACCACCGTGCACCCACTGCCGGCGCATGACCGCGTCGTGTTCCTTCGACCGTTGATCACCTCACCGAAGATCTCCATAGGCGAGTACACCTATTACGACGACCCCGAGGGCGCGGCGGACTTCGAGCATCGCAACGTGCTCTACGCCTACGGGCCGGAGCGTCTGATCATCGGCAAGTACTGCGCCATCGCCACGGGCACCAGGTTTCTGATGGCCGGCGCCGAGCATCCGACGATGGGGGTGTCCACGTTCCCCTTCACCATGTTCGGCGGCCGGTGGGCCGAACAGACCCTGGACATCGTCACCGCCATGCCCAGCCGCGGCGACACCGTGGTCGGCAACGATGTGTGGTTCGGGCACCAGGTGACGGTGATGCCCGGCGTGCGGATCGGAGATGGCGCCATCATCGCGGCCGGCGCGGTGGTGACCGCCGACGTCGCCCCTTACACCATCGTGGGCGGCAACCCGGCCCGGCCGATCCGCCAACGCTTCGCCGATGCCGACATCGAGCGCCTCCTGCACGCCGCATGGTGGGACTGGCCCACCGACCTGGTCACCGAACACACCCGCACCATCATGGCGGGGGCCCCGGCCGAGATCGAAAGTATCGGCAAACGGCATGACCGGAACGGCAGTTGAGGGCGGACCCGCCGGACCCCAGGTCTCAGGGGCGGGAGGGCGCACATCGTATGGAGGGAAGTGAAAAGTTGATGCCGGTGTTCATCGAGGAGTTCGCCGTAACCGATCGCGACAGCGGCCCCTACGCGCTCACCACGGGCCCGGACGGGGCGCTGTGGTTCACCCTGGTCCACAGCGGAGGGATCGGGCGGCTTGTGCCCGGAGAGGAGCCAACGAGCCATCCACTCGATCCGGAGTGCGGGCCAACGATCATCGCTGCCGGGCCGGACGGCGCGTTGTGGTTCACCGAGCACCGGGCCCACCGCATCGCTCGGATCACGCTTGACGGCAAGGTGACGGAGTTCGCGCTGCCCACCGCTGAATGCGGGCCGTTCGGGATCGCCGCCGGCCCGGATGGGGCGCTGTGGTTCACCGAGACCAGTGCCGACCGGATCGGCCGGATCACCACCGACGGCCAGGTGACCGAGTTCCCGCTGCCGATATCCGGGGCCTTCCCCTCTGCGATCACCGCCGGCTCCGACGACGGGATGTGGTTCACCCTGAACCAAGCCGACGCGATCGGGCGGATCGGCATGGACGGAGCCATCACCCTCCACGGTCTGCCGACGAAGTCCGCCGCCCCGGTGGGCATCGCAGCCGGGCACGACGGGGCACTCTGGTTCGTCGAGATCGGCGCCGGGCAGATCGGGCGGATCGCCGCCGATGGCGTGATCACCGAGTTCCCGCTGCCCGACCGCACCTCCCGGCCGCATGCCCTCACCCCCGGCAGCGGGGGCACGTTGTGGTTCACCGAGTGGGCCGGCAACCGCGTCGGCTCCATCACCCCCGACGGCATCATCACCGTGCACGACCTGCCAACCGACGGCTCGGAGCCGCACGGCATCACCCTGGGCCCGGACGGGGCCCTGTGGACAGCACTGGAGACCGGCGCACTCGCCCGCATCACCGCGACCCGGGCTCCGGCGGCCCAACTGGGCCTCTTGGCACCTTCCGCGTAACAGCAAGTCCAGACAACGCAGCACACACATAGGGAGACACCCATGAAGTACGCGCTCGTGATATTCGAGACCCACGAGTCACGCAGCGGGATCAAGTCTGATCCGGCCGCCCACCGAAAGGCATACGAAACCTGGATCGGTCAGATCGCGGCGGCAGGCAAACTGATCAGCGGCGATGCCCTCGCAACCGATCCCCCCACCGCGGTAACCGTGCGCAAGGCGACCGACAGTGCCTCCACCGTGGCCGAGGGGCCCGCGCACGCCGGTGAGGAGACCCTTGGCGGCTGGTTCGTCATCGACGTGGCCGACCGTGCGGAAGCCGTGGAACTCGCCAAGGCACTCGCCACCCCCGAGACGGTCGAGATCTGGCCGCTCCTCGAAACCGCCTGAGCCGCACCGCCGACACACGAGAACAGGGAGGCACCCTCGAGGGCGCACACAAGGAGGCCGATCCCTGCGTTCGCGTCCGAGGGCCGGCGGCCTCTGCCGGGTTGTCCCTCGCGGACATCACCAGAGTCCTTGCATGCGTTGCCGCGATCACCATCGCCGGGGACATCTCCCCGGACATACAGTGGTGATCATGTGCTCGGTCGCGGCCGGGACGCGGACCGGGGGGAGTGTGCGGTGCAGGGACGTGAACAAGAGCGGCGACATATCGAGCGGATGCTCGCCGACGCCCACCGCGGGAAGAGCAGCGCCCAACTCCTGCACGGTGAGGCCGGCATCGGCAAGACCACCCTCCTCGAGCACGCGGTCGCCCGTGCGGAAGGCATGGGCGTACTGCGGGTCGAGGGCATCGAGTCGGAGATGGAGCTCGCCTTCGGCGGGCTCCATCAGCTCTTCCTGCCGCTGCTGGACCTCATCGACCGGCTTCCCGCACCGCAGGCCGGGGCCCTACGAGCCGTCTTCGGCTTGAGCGACGAGGTCGTGCGTGATCGTCTCACCATCGGGCTCGCCACGCTCTCACTGCTCTCCGAGGCCGCCGCGGAAAGTCCGCTGCTGTGCCTTGTCGATGACCTGCAATGGATCGACCAACCCTCCGCGGACGCACTGACCTTCACCGCCCGGCGGCTACGGGCAGAAGGCATCGCCATGCTCTTCACCACCCGCGACATCTCCCCGGAGAGCGGATCAAGGGCACTGCCCCGAGTACACGTCACCGGCATCGACCGGCAGTCGGCCGTGACACTGCTGCCCGGCCTCGCGCCCCCGGTCGCCGAGCGGATCATCGACCAGGCACAAGGCAACCCACTGGCGCTGCAAGAACTGGCCGCCGCCCTGACCCCGGCACAGCGGGCCGGACAACTGGGACCACTGGCGCTGCCAGAGACGCAGCTGACGCCGCCGAGCCAGCTGCAGGACGCGTTCACACAGCAGCTCCGCCGCCTCCCCGAGGCCACCCAGCGCATACTCGCGGTAGCCGCCGCCGACGACACGGGGAACCTCCCCACGGTGCTCGCGGCCGCGGGCCGCCTCGGCGGAGAGATCAGGGATCTGGAGCCCGCCGAACGGGCCGGACTGATCTTCGTCTCCGCACAGAGGCTGCGATTTCGTCACCCCCTCATCCGGTTCACCGCCTACCAACAGACCCCGGTTGCCCGGCGGCTGGCGCTGCACCAAGCATTGGTGGCAGTACTGGACGGCACGCAGCACGCGCACCGACGCGCCTGGCACCTGGCCGCCGCCACGACCGGACCGGATGAGCAGGTCGCCGCAGAGCTGGAACGGGTCGCCGTGTGGGCGGGCAGCAGGCAAGCGATGGCGTCCGCCTCCGCCGCGTACGAGCGAGCCGCCCACCTCACCGCCGATACACAGCAACGCGCCCGCCGGCTGATCAACGCCGCGCAAAAGGCGAGCGAGGCCGGGCAGGACGAACGGTGCCGCGACCTCACCGAACAGGTGCCGCTGCCGCTCCAAGACCCTGGCATGGCAGCGGACTTCGCCCGCGTTCGCTCCGTGGTCGAACTGGGCTACGGCAGCCCCGGTCAAGCCGCCCGCATCCTTACCGACTGCGCTGACACGGTCGCCGCCGACCGCCCCGACAAGATCGCCCCGTTGCTGACCGACGCGATCCACGCGGCTTTCGCCGCCGGCGACCCAGCCCTCATAGCCGAGATCAGCGTCCGTACGCCCCTCCTTCCCGTGCTGGCCGTACCCGCCCAACTGCTTGCCGGCGACATCCCCGGCGCACGTCGGACACTGGACGATCTAGTACGGGCCGGTCGGCTCGCCGGCAGCGGACTCATGGACCGGTTGATGACCGGGATCTACTGCCACCTGGTCGCCGACCACGCGGCCGCACACGAGCTGGCCGTCACCGCGGTAACCCACTGCCGCGAGCAGGGCATCGGCGGATGGCTGCCCACCACGCTGCATCTGCGCGCCCAAGTGGAACTGTCGCTCGGCCGACACGACGACGCGCACGCACACGCAACCGAAGCACTCAGGCTGGCCGATGGCTACGACCTGGACCACCGAGCCGCCCACCTGCGCGCCCTGTTGGCGCTCCTCGCCGCCGTTCGAGGGGAGGAGCCGATGGCACGGGAACTGGCCGACCAGGCACTGGACTACACCCGTCCCCGCGATGTCGGACGAGCCACTGCGGAGGCGCTGTGGGCGCTGGGGCTCCTCGACCTCGGCCTCGGGCGAGCCCAGGCCGCGCTGGAACACTTGACCATGGCCCGGCAGGCGGCGGGTCACCCCCTCCTGGCGCGCCCCCTGTTGCCAGATCTGATCGAGGCCGCCGTTCGCGCCGGCCACCCCGAGCGGGCGCAGGAGCCCGCGCAACAGCTCACAACATGGGCGGCCGACCTCCAGCAGCCCCACTTCGCGGCGCAAGCCCGCCGATGCGCGGCCCTGACCCGCCCGGACACCCAGGCCGAGCAGCATTATCTGGCCGCCTTGAACCTGCACGACGACGGCAGCGACTTCGACCGGGCCCGCACCGAACTGCTCTACGGCGAGTGGCTACGCCGCTCGCGACGCAAGCTCGACGCCCGCGACCACCTGCGCACCGCGATGGAACTCTTCGACCAACTGAGCACAAAGCCATGGGCCCACCGGGCACGCACAGAACTGCAGGCAGCCGGCGAGACCCACGACCCGGCCGAGGCCCCCGACTCACCCATGAGCCGCCTGAGCACGCAGGAACGCGAAGTCGTCCGGCTCGCAGCCACCGGGGCCACCAACCGCGAAATCGCCACGCAACTGTTCCTGAGCCCGCGCACCGTCGGACACCACCTGTACCGCGCATTTCCCAAGCTGGGCATCAGCTCACGGTCGGAACTCGCCGACCTGCTCGCTTCCTGACATCACGCCCACGTTGCCGGACCACGTTCGGCTCGGCATCGACGAGGACCTTGAAATGCCCCCGCACGAACCGCGCTCGTACTCAAGCCCACCGCCGACGCGGCGTGCGAACCTCACCCACCGGATCTGTTGAGTCGTAGACGTGTTGCGATCCTCAGTCGCTCTGAGAAGCGACCGCCACCACCGCGCAGACGACGACGCCAGCAAACGGATATATGTTGCGATCCTCGGTCGCCTTGGGGAGACCTCCACTCGAACTCGTCGTCCGCCACGCCGCCTTCGTTTCTTTTGAAGCCGAGCATCAAGGCGTTGCGATCCTCGGTTGGGGGGCGCGTCGGGGAGGTCTTCGGCGTAAGCGAGGCGGGAGTGGTGGTCCAGGGCGGTGTGCAGGTAGGCGTGGCCGGCGGGTGGGCTCGTCGAGCGGCGTTCAGCGGCACAGGGTACGCAGGGTGGTGAGGCAGGCCGCGGCCCGGCGCTGCGGGTCGGTGTCGGTGCTGGCCCAGGCGATCCGGGCGTCCGGCCGGATCAGGACGGCGGTGGCGTCCCGCCAGATCGCTTGCGTCGCCTCGGAGTTGACGGTTCCCGCCCGCTGCTCCAAACCCTCCGCGGGGCACGGTGTCCGCGTCCCGCCGAGGTCCAGCAACAGTGGTCGGCCGTGGTGCATCAACGGGTGGGCGGTGGGCACGTCGGTCGCGTCGAGGGCAAGGCCGGCCAGTCGGGTGCCGTTCAGCGGGTGCGCGCCGGGTGTGGTGTCGGCGGGGAGCGGGTCGTCGAAGCCGGGATCCGGCGGGCCCACTGGCGGTTGGTCTGCGGTTCGGCGAGCGCGGCGGACCAAACCTCGCGCAGGGCGATCTGCTCCGGGCTCACCGCGGCGAACAGGGCGAGCTGCGCGCAGGTGTTGTCGATGACGGCGCGGGCGGCCGGTCGGCGCTCCGTGTCGTAGCTGTCGAGCAGTCCGTCGGGCACCCGGTCCTGGAGGGTGGCGGCCAGCTTCCAGCCCAGGTTGGTGGCGTCCTGGATGCCGAGGTTCATGCCCTGCCCACCGGCCGGGAAGAACATGACATTCAACGGCACCGCACGTGCCGAACATGGCGCTGACGTGCCGGTGTTCGTGGCGTCCTGCGTCTTCACACATCCGGCCCGGGACTTCGCCGCGCGGCACGGCCTGTGCCTCATCGACGTCGACCTGCTCGGCTTCTGGAACAGCGGCACCACCCTCAGCTCCCTGGTGGAACTCGACATCGGTCGGTCCGGAACCAATCGCAAGCTCAGCCCCGACCACGACTGACGAGGGCCCCGCCGTGCAGGACACCGAGACCCGCATCCACGCGTGGCGCCTCGAGGAGCGCGAGTACCGGCGACAGCAGGAGCGGCGCGGCCGCCGCTTCGCCTACCCGCGCCTCACGCCCGCCCGCACCGCCCTGGTCGTCATCGACATGGTGCCGTTCTTCGTCGACGCCAACCCCTACGCCCGAGGCATCGTCCCGAACATCCAGCAACTCGCCGACCGGCTGCGGGCGGCCGGCGGGACCGTCGCCTGGGTCCTGCCGGCGCGCACCGAACGCACCCCGGTCGGCGACGAGTTCCACGGCCCCGAGGCCGCCGAGATGTTCCGCAACTCCGGAGGCACCGGACCGCTCCCCGGCCGGCTGTGGCCGGGCCTCACCACCGCCCCGGACGACATCTTCGTGGAGAAGAGCGCGCCGAGCGCCTTCTTCCCCGGCCGCTGCCCGCTCCCGGATCTCCTCCAGGAACGCGGCGTCGACTCCGTTCTGATCACGGGCACGGTCACGCAGGTGTGCTGCGAATCCTCGGCCCGCGACGCATGCACCCTCGGCTACCGGGTGGTGATGGTCGCCGACGCCAACGCCACCGGCCGCGACCAGGACCACAACGCCACGCTCGCCACGATCTACCGCTCCTTCGGCGACGTACGCCCCACCGCAAAGGTCCTCGATCTGATCGACGCAGCACCGGCGCCATGAGACCCCGCCGACGTCCCAGACCCCAGCAAGCAGCCAACTAACACGCATGGCACCCGGCCAGGGCCGGGGTAAGGGGGTCCAGCCGTCCAGGCCCTGGGGCCGACTCATGCAGGGGCCTGGGACACGTCGACGTCGTTGAAGCAGCTCCTGGCAAAATGCGCGGCCGGTGGCTGAGTCGTGAAAGAGGGCTCTGGCCATCCGGGGAATGCACGGCGGCGCGGTGGCCGCCGGCCTCAGAGCGCGGGTGCGGTCGTACACGGGCAGGTAGGCGTGCCGAAGGGGCCTACTGCGCGCCGTGCTCCTCGGTGTACGGGATCGCATCCAGCTCGATCGCCTCCAGCGGCAGCATCAGCGGCTCCTCCGAATCCGCATCCCGCAGCACCGCTGTCTAAATCTGCCGCCTGCCACCCCGCACGAACCCCATCCTCCGTCCCAACTCAGCATGCCACCCCGGAGTTTGGTCACAAAGGTCATCCTGGGATCAAGACATCGTAGAAATCGCGGCCGCGCTCGAAAAGCTCGTGGCTTCTCAGCGTCGGGAGGCGGCCCGGCGGTGACCTGAAAAGGGACTGGCCAACCTTTTCGGCCACGGAGCGTCACCCGTCCCCAGCCCGGGCCGAGAACTGGCGACAATTGAATACGCGAGCCCACCAGTACCGAGGCCGGAGAGGCCCGTGGGTTCAGGAAAGCCGAAGCCTGTTCAGCGGGAACTCGTGGCTCGGCCCCTGTGTATCAACTGGGCGTATCCGTGGGTTCGGCCGGAACCGTGGGGTGGGGTCGCGAGGCGGCGGGCTTCGGTCGTGACCTCGGCATCGACCTGGTCCACGGTTCTGTCGCCGTATTCGAGGACGTCGTACTCATCGTCGAGTTCGGCGAGCCGCTCAGCCAGAGGCAGCTCATGTCCGTAGCGCTGGTGGATCCGGAAAGTGAACTCCCGAGGCGTGAGCTCGCCCGCGAGCATGTGGCGTGCGAGTGCTCGGGCGACGGCTTCCTGATGGTGGAGTCCACTGCCACCCGCCAGTCGATCAGCCCGTCGTCGTCCGCGCGGGCGAGCAGGACACTGAGCACGCGGTCCCAGGTCCCGTCGGCGGCCCGGCGGCGGTGACGGGCCACACGGTCTTCCAGGATCCGAACCCGGCTGGGAGGTCTCGCCAAGGAATACCGGTGCGGTACCGGTAGACGAGCACCTCCACAATGCGGCGGTGATCGGCCCACGGCCTGCCGCGACGACCGGTACTGGAGGGCAGCAGAGGTCGGCTGCGGTCCCAATGCCGGTCGGTCAGCCGGGCGTGACGAGGCATCAGGATCAGACTGCAGAGGTGCTGCGCAGCCGGGCCGGTGGCCCGGCCGGGCTCAGTCGATCGTCTTGATCACCCGGGCGGGCACTCCCGCGACCACGGCGCCGGCCGAAACATCACGCGTGACCACCGCACCGGCAGCGACCACCGCACCGGCGCCGATGGTCACCCCCTGCGTGATCACGGCAGCCGTCCCGATCCAGACGTCGTCCTCGATGACGATCGGGGCGAAGGAGAGGTACTCGCGGCGCTCAGCCAGGGGCAGTGGATGGCCTCCGGTGATGAGGCTGACTTTCGGGGCGATCATGACGCCGTTCCCTATACGGATGCCTCCCTTGTCCATGAAGGTGCATCCCTGGTTGACGAAGACGTTCTCCCCGAACGTCGTGTTCAGCCCGTGCTCGGTGAAGAACGGCGGGTAGATCATCACCGACTCCGGCAGCGGGCCACCGAACACAACAGAAAGTAGTTCCGCGCGACCTTCGCTGTCGCTGAACGGAAGCACGTTCAGTCGAGACGTCGCATCGGTCACCTCCACTATCCGCTCCGCATGACGCTCGAACTCAGGTGTCTGGACATACATGACCTGCTCTGTGCGGCTAGACATGCGCTGATCCCACCACCGCGCAGAGCACTCGATCAAACAACTCTGCACCGCCCAGACACAACCAATGGTTGTGGAGT
This portion of the Streptomyces caniferus genome encodes:
- a CDS encoding GNAT family N-acetyltransferase, with translation MDEPVGWIGADRYLGEMRQGMYRPEWTWIAEEDGQVWARALWWGQADSAHPIALDCLHVDPALPDRARVGAELLSAGLRAFADHGAPRLPLYNLTLPVGWRDNPTAAAAVGWRRQAAVAAGLTHEVERLRLEWTPDAGLPGTEGRLAFAPASDEEFLQLFRRIAVGSLDDETSRNIAVKGAEATARDEMDFYLGCPGRREWWRLAHTPDGQVVGLALPSATPYARNVGYLGVVPEFRGRGYVDDLLAEITRIHADTGAELITATTDRGNAPMAAALARAGYRTSEIRMICSAPVA
- a CDS encoding dihydrofolate reductase family protein, which codes for MRLLTYFIGCSVDGFIAGPDGQCDSSGFDGDLKAAILAEYPETIPDHVRRSLGVVSTANRRFDTVVMGRGAYESSLATNVTSPYPYLRQYVFSSSLEQPAPDVDVVAGDPVEFIRGLKQQPGRGIWLGGGAVLAGQLLGEIDELIVHRYPVVFGEGIPLFHTSSGPAVFTLTGSRSFTTGATVTTYTKQ
- a CDS encoding Vgb family protein codes for the protein MEGSEKLMPVFIEEFAVTDRDSGPYALTTGPDGALWFTLVHSGGIGRLVPGEEPTSHPLDPECGPTIIAAGPDGALWFTEHRAHRIARITLDGKVTEFALPTAECGPFGIAAGPDGALWFTETSADRIGRITTDGQVTEFPLPISGAFPSAITAGSDDGMWFTLNQADAIGRIGMDGAITLHGLPTKSAAPVGIAAGHDGALWFVEIGAGQIGRIAADGVITEFPLPDRTSRPHALTPGSGGTLWFTEWAGNRVGSITPDGIITVHDLPTDGSEPHGITLGPDGALWTALETGALARITATRAPAAQLGLLAPSA
- a CDS encoding transposase; its protein translation is MPRHARLTDRHWDRSRPLLPSSTGRRGRPWADHRRIVEVLVYRYRTGIPWRDLPAGFGSWKTVWPVTAAGPPTGPGTACSVSCSPARTTTG
- a CDS encoding CatB-related O-acetyltransferase, whose amino-acid sequence is MSPDPTTVHPLPAHDRVVFLRPLITSPKISIGEYTYYDDPEGAADFEHRNVLYAYGPERLIIGKYCAIATGTRFLMAGAEHPTMGVSTFPFTMFGGRWAEQTLDIVTAMPSRGDTVVGNDVWFGHQVTVMPGVRIGDGAIIAAGAVVTADVAPYTIVGGNPARPIRQRFADADIERLLHAAWWDWPTDLVTEHTRTIMAGAPAEIESIGKRHDRNGS
- a CDS encoding isochorismatase family cysteine hydrolase, which codes for MQDTETRIHAWRLEEREYRRQQERRGRRFAYPRLTPARTALVVIDMVPFFVDANPYARGIVPNIQQLADRLRAAGGTVAWVLPARTERTPVGDEFHGPEAAEMFRNSGGTGPLPGRLWPGLTTAPDDIFVEKSAPSAFFPGRCPLPDLLQERGVDSVLITGTVTQVCCESSARDACTLGYRVVMVADANATGRDQDHNATLATIYRSFGDVRPTAKVLDLIDAAPAP
- a CDS encoding aromatic-ring hydroxylase C-terminal domain-containing protein, whose product is MGPPDPGFDDPLPADTTPGAHPLNGTRLAGLALDATDVPTAHPLMHHGRPLLLDLGGTRTPCPAEGLEQRAGTVNSEATQAIWRDATAVLIRPDARIAWASTDTDPQRRAAACLTTLRTLCR
- a CDS encoding FAD-dependent monooxygenase, which codes for MFFPAGGQGMNLGIQDATNLGWKLAATLQDRVPDGLLDSYDTERRPAARAVIDNTCAQLALFAAVSPEQIALREVWSAALAEPQTNRQWARRIPASTTRSPPTPHPARTR
- a CDS encoding YciI family protein; this translates as MKYALVIFETHESRSGIKSDPAAHRKAYETWIGQIAAAGKLISGDALATDPPTAVTVRKATDSASTVAEGPAHAGEETLGGWFVIDVADRAEAVELAKALATPETVEIWPLLETA
- a CDS encoding restriction endonuclease; amino-acid sequence: MTFNGTARAEHGADVPVFVASCVFTHPARDFAARHGLCLIDVDLLGFWNSGTTLSSLVELDIGRSGTNRKLSPDHD
- a CDS encoding DapH/DapD/GlmU-related protein, encoding MYVQTPEFERHAERIVEVTDATSRLNVLPFSDSEGRAELLSVVFGGPLPESVMIYPPFFTEHGLNTTFGENVFVNQGCTFMDKGGIRIGNGVMIAPKVSLITGGHPLPLAERREYLSFAPIVIEDDVWIGTAAVITQGVTIGAGAVVAAGAVVTRDVSAGAVVAGVPARVIKTID
- a CDS encoding ATP-binding protein yields the protein MQGREQERRHIERMLADAHRGKSSAQLLHGEAGIGKTTLLEHAVARAEGMGVLRVEGIESEMELAFGGLHQLFLPLLDLIDRLPAPQAGALRAVFGLSDEVVRDRLTIGLATLSLLSEAAAESPLLCLVDDLQWIDQPSADALTFTARRLRAEGIAMLFTTRDISPESGSRALPRVHVTGIDRQSAVTLLPGLAPPVAERIIDQAQGNPLALQELAAALTPAQRAGQLGPLALPETQLTPPSQLQDAFTQQLRRLPEATQRILAVAAADDTGNLPTVLAAAGRLGGEIRDLEPAERAGLIFVSAQRLRFRHPLIRFTAYQQTPVARRLALHQALVAVLDGTQHAHRRAWHLAAATTGPDEQVAAELERVAVWAGSRQAMASASAAYERAAHLTADTQQRARRLINAAQKASEAGQDERCRDLTEQVPLPLQDPGMAADFARVRSVVELGYGSPGQAARILTDCADTVAADRPDKIAPLLTDAIHAAFAAGDPALIAEISVRTPLLPVLAVPAQLLAGDIPGARRTLDDLVRAGRLAGSGLMDRLMTGIYCHLVADHAAAHELAVTAVTHCREQGIGGWLPTTLHLRAQVELSLGRHDDAHAHATEALRLADGYDLDHRAAHLRALLALLAAVRGEEPMARELADQALDYTRPRDVGRATAEALWALGLLDLGLGRAQAALEHLTMARQAAGHPLLARPLLPDLIEAAVRAGHPERAQEPAQQLTTWAADLQQPHFAAQARRCAALTRPDTQAEQHYLAALNLHDDGSDFDRARTELLYGEWLRRSRRKLDARDHLRTAMELFDQLSTKPWAHRARTELQAAGETHDPAEAPDSPMSRLSTQEREVVRLAATGATNREIATQLFLSPRTVGHHLYRAFPKLGISSRSELADLLAS